One Herbaspirillum rubrisubalbicans genomic window carries:
- the ada gene encoding bifunctional DNA-binding transcriptional regulator/O6-methylguanine-DNA methyltransferase Ada translates to MPTMMTPQPLAQPEPPGNRHDDELRWQAVQGRDPTADGRFWYAVKSTGVYCKPSCGARTPLRKNVSFHDSCAAAEAAGFRPCQRCKPDQPPLQQRQAQAIAQACRLIEAAQQAPATDILAQAVGLSRYHFHRLFKQHTGLTPKAYADAHRASRLRTQLGDSPSVTAAFYEAGFNSSGRFYAHSAAQLGMKPATYRRGGSGEKIRFAVAQCWLGALLVAATEQGICAITLGAEAEPLVQQLQDRFPQADLAPVDAAFEQTLAQVLAVLHDPQHGAALPLDVRGTAFQQRVWQALRAVPPGVTLTYAELAARIGQPKAVRAVANACAQNEIAVLIPCHRIVRLDGSPSGYRWGVERKAALLAQEAAASGAPAATHVQDRIQCIKAAPQRSGSGK, encoded by the coding sequence ATGCCGACCATGATGACCCCCCAGCCGCTGGCCCAGCCTGAGCCGCCCGGCAATCGTCACGACGATGAGCTTCGCTGGCAAGCCGTGCAAGGGCGCGACCCCACCGCCGATGGCCGCTTCTGGTATGCGGTCAAGAGCACGGGGGTGTATTGCAAACCGTCCTGCGGTGCGCGCACGCCCTTGCGCAAGAACGTGAGCTTCCACGACAGTTGCGCCGCCGCCGAAGCGGCTGGCTTTCGTCCCTGCCAGCGCTGCAAGCCTGACCAGCCACCGCTGCAGCAGCGCCAGGCCCAGGCCATCGCACAGGCCTGCCGCCTGATCGAAGCCGCCCAGCAGGCACCCGCCACCGACATCCTGGCCCAAGCCGTGGGCTTGAGCCGCTACCACTTCCATCGCCTCTTCAAGCAGCATACCGGGCTCACGCCCAAGGCCTATGCCGATGCCCATCGCGCCAGCCGCCTGCGCACCCAGTTGGGTGACAGTCCCAGCGTCACCGCAGCCTTCTATGAGGCAGGATTCAATTCCAGCGGTCGCTTTTACGCCCACAGCGCCGCGCAACTGGGCATGAAACCGGCCACCTATCGGCGTGGCGGCAGCGGCGAGAAGATCCGCTTCGCGGTAGCGCAATGCTGGCTGGGCGCCTTGCTGGTGGCCGCTACCGAGCAGGGAATCTGCGCCATCACGCTGGGCGCAGAGGCCGAGCCCCTGGTGCAGCAATTGCAGGATCGTTTTCCGCAAGCCGACCTGGCCCCGGTCGATGCCGCCTTCGAGCAGACGCTGGCGCAGGTACTGGCCGTGCTGCACGACCCGCAACATGGCGCCGCGCTGCCGTTGGACGTGCGTGGCACCGCCTTTCAGCAGCGCGTCTGGCAGGCATTGCGCGCCGTGCCGCCCGGCGTGACGTTGACCTATGCCGAACTGGCCGCGCGCATCGGTCAGCCCAAGGCGGTGCGGGCCGTGGCCAATGCCTGCGCCCAAAATGAAATCGCCGTGCTCATTCCTTGCCATCGCATCGTCCGACTGGATGGTTCGCCCTCCGGTTATCGCTGGGGAGTGGAACGCAAGGCGGCCTTGCTGGCGCAGGAAGCGGCGGCTTCCGGGGCGCCGGCTGCAACGCACGTGCAGGACCGCATCCAGTGCATCAAGGCCGCGCCACAACGTAGCGGGAGCGGCAAGTGA
- the alkB gene encoding DNA oxidative demethylase AlkB, which produces MTGDLFGDLARTPSVESITEGALLLRAFVDEQEAASLMAGISKVLAASPLRHMQTPGGFRMSVAMSNCGQYGWVTDRRGYRYQVLDPLAERDWPPMPEAFVALAQRAAQAAGFAAFAPDACLINRYQPGARMSLHQDRNEADMAQPIVSVSLGLPATFLFGGLARTDKPRRLRLESGDVVVWGGPARLAFHGIDTLREGDHALTGNCRYNLTFRRAR; this is translated from the coding sequence GTGACGGGCGATCTATTCGGTGACCTTGCCCGCACCCCCAGCGTCGAGAGCATCACCGAAGGCGCACTGCTGCTACGTGCCTTCGTTGATGAACAGGAGGCCGCAAGCTTGATGGCAGGGATCTCCAAGGTACTGGCCGCATCGCCCCTACGCCACATGCAAACGCCGGGCGGTTTTCGCATGTCGGTGGCGATGAGCAATTGCGGTCAATATGGCTGGGTCACCGACCGGCGCGGCTATCGCTATCAAGTACTGGACCCGCTGGCCGAACGCGACTGGCCGCCGATGCCCGAGGCTTTTGTCGCCCTGGCCCAGCGTGCGGCGCAAGCGGCCGGGTTTGCCGCCTTCGCACCGGATGCCTGCCTGATCAACCGCTATCAACCCGGTGCGCGCATGTCGCTGCACCAGGACCGCAATGAAGCCGACATGGCCCAACCTATCGTCTCGGTCTCGCTGGGTTTGCCGGCGACCTTCCTCTTCGGCGGCCTGGCCCGCACCGACAAGCCGCGCCGCCTGCGCCTGGAAAGCGGTGATGTGGTGGTCTGGGGCGGCCCGGCGCGACTGGCCTTCCACGGCATCGATACCCTGCGCGAGGGCGACCATGCCCTCACTGGCAACTGCCGCTATAACCTGACCTTCCGTCGCGCGCGCTAA
- a CDS encoding filamentous hemagglutinin N-terminal domain-containing protein — protein sequence MNRQRYKLVFNRHRGQLMAVAEIASSIQHQGRTAGPSGTLPDLLPSALRFSLLSVALALAMNTVAHAQILGDRTAPRTQQPTVLVTPNGVPVVNIQTPSTAGVSLNRYRQFDVGANGVILNNARSTTTTQLGGYVAGNPWLATGAARVIVNQVNSPNPSYLRGYLEVAGNRAQVVVANPAGITCAGCGFINANRATLTTGVPQINNGNLDSYRVASGAVNIEGNGLDASRTDYAEIIARAVQVNAGVWAPELKVSAGLNTVSADHASVQPGVAPSDAAPAVAIDVAQLGGMYAGHIYLTSTEHGVGVRNAGTIGASVGQAVVTADGRLENSGSLSTNGLLAVQTTGGVRNSGELGSKSAASITTTALDNAGSMASSGALTVQASDSVLNTGSIGGEGPVQVSATSIDNRNSLGSSASLTMQASAGIRNSGTLQATTDATLNAGTLDNSGTLSARQGSVRVNSSGSTTNSGRIEAAQSVAVQADGLTNSGNINAVDALRVQAAQAISNSGTLGANGGVELKSSTLDNRGTLASSQDALTITTSGQLANQGQVSAAQSLTLTGAGIDNSAGTLNATDIHLDSQSQTFSNRGGQVSAQRDLQIASGSLDNSNGTLAAQGQLTVGSGDLNNDGGLLQAGTTLKIDASGKTVRNSHSGSTRGIQAQGTVDIAAATLVNAGLVSSNSDINLNTATLDNRAGSIGATGKLTVQGNSVTNSGGQLQAKQGVDIQAGSGSVDNSGGLLRSDGTVNVQAGSVRNDNTQGQDQGVEGATVNVAATDISNHQGAVRGDAITLTASGRIDNGNGLISATNSAVLTDANPSTRTLAIDNSNGTIIAGRQTTLLAYSFTGSGRVLSQKDLRMDLVASILHTGQIGATAELDLRTAGTFTNAGSVGAGGTLTLTAATIDNQASGALVGNTLRLKATDVHTFINRGLIDGVNTIIESSTVNNLGTGRIYGDNIAIGADVLNNQAETVDGVTSAPVIAARNRLDIGAGVINNSEHGLIYSVGDMVIGGALDANKKAVGSAREVNNSSATINADGNLSIAAGSINNSNAHLETTDQTGPGKRIINFRLNGSSQLLDSNSAWLYNRGSGEILNAANWRAMGDEDNYRLLLPSAAYPAERYGPPFDYSRGARGDNAVAIAYVPPYSQGAMGDADAVYIPPVINYTATDRIWAVMGVTPPQDPGPGPGAEPRPGEMCYDSCYPVPVDPEVYAAWKAANDVWKPKYDAYIAALLVLNDKIAAFNNNVNSRSYREWSIYDGTEQITRTVVTKSDPGMITSGGNMNLAAGALNNYASQVIAGGTLAGDSVNGTAINNTGPLGMQRVVSTGSAVFTYIKSHRFSADDRRYDGVPYQSQDIVTNFQLDISPTSGAGPNRANSVRAVPASVSGAAGASAGAASIRIASLDLTLPNNALYRINAGPAQRYLVQTDPQFVGTRNWLSSDFMLNQLGLQSGVRQLGDGFYEQQLVQRQIQQITGQRYLAGYSSNEAQYQALMNAGLQVAQAQRYTVGVALTDAQVAALKTDIVWLVKQTVTLPDGSTQEVLVPQVYVHASNVEVTGQGTLIAGNDVAFQAAQDIVNSGGTIAARKGVSLAGANLQNLGGRISGADVQVAAAQDINNIGGTIDARNSLVASAGRDINSASTTVATANAVTSGTNINQNASMSVSEANGSLTAVAGRDINLKASGTSADNITLAAQRDVNLSTVHETSQEKLAWDNDNRAEVNRDNAIGSTVQGKDISVTAGRDINAQAAYVNAEGSLAATAANNINIGTDVSTASARDQHKKTDAGGVLSSRTVTTDDSSSERINQGTTLSGNTVVVRAGKDINVIGSNVVATQGVGMAAGNDVNIVAAVDSSTKNNFRKETTSGVMGAGFGVTIGTREQSHDGKSQGQTASASTIGSTDGNVSIVAGNRYTQVGIYAVFGRFFGLLKI from the coding sequence ATGAATCGTCAGCGTTACAAGCTGGTTTTCAACCGGCATCGCGGCCAATTGATGGCCGTCGCAGAAATTGCCTCCAGCATCCAGCACCAGGGCCGAACGGCCGGCCCGAGCGGAACCTTGCCCGATCTGCTGCCGTCGGCCTTGCGCTTTTCGCTGCTGTCGGTGGCCCTGGCGCTGGCAATGAATACCGTGGCCCACGCCCAGATCCTGGGCGACCGCACGGCCCCGCGCACCCAGCAACCCACCGTGCTGGTGACCCCCAATGGCGTGCCGGTGGTCAACATCCAGACCCCCAGCACAGCCGGGGTGTCGCTCAATCGTTATCGCCAGTTCGATGTCGGCGCCAATGGCGTCATCCTCAACAACGCCCGTTCCACGACCACCACCCAGCTGGGCGGCTACGTGGCCGGCAACCCCTGGCTGGCCACGGGGGCGGCGCGGGTGATCGTGAATCAGGTCAATTCGCCCAACCCCAGTTACCTGCGCGGCTACCTGGAAGTGGCGGGCAACCGGGCCCAGGTGGTGGTGGCCAACCCGGCCGGCATCACCTGCGCCGGCTGCGGCTTCATCAACGCCAACCGCGCCACGCTCACCACGGGTGTGCCGCAGATCAACAACGGCAACCTGGACAGCTATCGCGTGGCCAGTGGCGCGGTGAACATCGAAGGCAATGGCCTGGACGCCAGCCGCACCGACTACGCCGAGATCATCGCGCGCGCGGTGCAGGTCAACGCGGGGGTATGGGCGCCCGAACTGAAGGTCAGCGCCGGCCTGAACACGGTCAGCGCCGACCATGCCAGCGTACAGCCCGGCGTGGCCCCCAGCGACGCCGCCCCGGCGGTGGCTATCGACGTGGCGCAACTGGGCGGCATGTATGCCGGCCATATCTACCTGACTTCCACCGAACATGGCGTGGGCGTGCGTAACGCCGGCACCATCGGCGCTTCGGTCGGACAGGCCGTGGTCACCGCCGATGGTCGCCTGGAAAACAGCGGCAGCCTCAGCACCAACGGGTTGCTGGCCGTGCAGACCACCGGTGGCGTGCGCAACAGTGGAGAACTGGGCAGCAAGAGCGCAGCCAGCATCACCACCACCGCCCTGGACAATGCCGGCAGCATGGCCAGCAGTGGAGCGCTGACGGTGCAAGCCAGCGACAGCGTGCTCAACACCGGCAGCATCGGTGGCGAAGGTCCGGTGCAGGTGAGCGCCACGAGCATCGACAACCGCAACAGCCTCGGCAGCAGCGCGTCCCTGACGATGCAGGCCTCCGCCGGCATCCGCAACAGCGGCACGCTGCAAGCGACCACCGACGCCACGCTCAATGCCGGCACGCTGGACAACAGCGGCACCCTGAGCGCCCGCCAGGGCAGCGTGCGCGTCAACAGCAGCGGCAGCACTACCAACAGTGGCCGCATCGAAGCGGCGCAGTCGGTTGCCGTGCAGGCCGATGGCCTCACCAACAGCGGCAACATCAACGCGGTGGATGCCCTGCGCGTGCAGGCTGCGCAAGCCATCAGCAACAGCGGCACGCTGGGCGCCAATGGCGGCGTCGAACTGAAGTCCTCCACCCTGGACAACCGCGGCACGCTGGCTTCCAGCCAAGATGCACTTACCATCACCACCAGCGGCCAGCTCGCCAACCAGGGCCAGGTCAGCGCGGCGCAGTCGCTCACGCTCACCGGCGCGGGCATCGACAACAGCGCCGGCACGCTCAACGCCACCGACATCCACCTCGACAGCCAATCACAAACCTTCAGCAACCGCGGCGGCCAGGTCAGCGCCCAGCGCGACCTGCAGATCGCCAGCGGCAGTCTGGACAACAGCAACGGCACGCTGGCCGCCCAAGGCCAACTCACGGTGGGCAGCGGCGACCTGAACAACGATGGCGGCCTGCTGCAAGCCGGCACCACCTTAAAAATCGACGCCAGCGGCAAGACCGTGCGCAACAGCCACTCCGGCAGCACACGCGGCATCCAGGCCCAGGGCACGGTGGACATCGCCGCCGCCACGCTGGTCAATGCCGGCCTGGTCTCCTCAAACAGCGACATCAACCTCAACACCGCCACCCTGGACAACCGCGCTGGCTCCATCGGCGCCACCGGCAAGCTGACCGTACAAGGCAATAGCGTCACCAACAGCGGTGGTCAATTGCAGGCCAAGCAGGGCGTGGACATCCAGGCCGGCAGCGGCAGCGTGGATAACAGCGGCGGCCTGCTGCGCTCGGATGGCACGGTCAACGTGCAAGCCGGCAGCGTGCGCAACGACAACACCCAAGGTCAGGACCAGGGCGTAGAAGGCGCCACCGTCAACGTGGCCGCCACCGACATCAGCAACCACCAGGGCGCCGTGCGCGGCGACGCCATCACGCTGACTGCCAGCGGCCGCATCGACAACGGCAACGGCCTGATCTCCGCCACCAACAGCGCCGTGTTGACCGACGCCAACCCGAGCACGCGCACCCTGGCCATCGACAACAGCAACGGCACCATCATCGCCGGACGGCAGACCACCTTGCTGGCATATTCCTTCACAGGCAGTGGTCGGGTATTGAGCCAGAAAGACCTGCGCATGGACCTGGTCGCCTCAATCCTTCATACCGGGCAGATCGGAGCCACAGCCGAGCTCGATTTGCGTACCGCCGGCACCTTCACCAATGCCGGCTCGGTCGGCGCCGGCGGCACCTTGACGCTGACGGCCGCCACCATCGACAACCAGGCCAGCGGCGCGCTGGTGGGCAATACCCTGAGGCTCAAGGCCACCGATGTACACACCTTCATCAACCGGGGCCTGATCGATGGCGTGAACACGATCATCGAAAGCAGCACCGTCAACAACCTCGGCACGGGCCGCATCTATGGCGACAACATCGCCATTGGCGCAGACGTGTTGAACAACCAGGCGGAAACCGTCGATGGCGTTACCAGCGCCCCGGTGATCGCCGCGCGCAACCGACTTGATATTGGCGCTGGCGTCATCAACAACAGCGAACATGGCTTGATCTACTCGGTGGGCGACATGGTCATCGGCGGCGCGCTGGATGCCAACAAGAAGGCCGTGGGCTCGGCGCGGGAAGTCAACAACAGCAGCGCCACCATCAATGCCGATGGCAACCTGAGTATTGCAGCCGGGAGCATCAACAATAGCAACGCGCATCTGGAGACCACGGATCAGACGGGGCCGGGCAAGCGCATCATCAACTTCCGGCTCAATGGCTCATCGCAATTGCTGGATTCCAACTCGGCCTGGCTCTACAACCGGGGTTCCGGAGAAATCCTCAATGCCGCCAACTGGCGGGCCATGGGCGATGAGGACAACTATCGCTTGCTGCTGCCTTCGGCCGCCTACCCGGCCGAGCGTTATGGACCTCCGTTTGACTATTCGCGCGGTGCCCGTGGCGATAATGCGGTGGCCATTGCCTATGTTCCTCCCTACAGCCAGGGGGCGATGGGAGATGCCGATGCGGTCTACATTCCACCGGTCATCAATTACACGGCCACTGACCGTATCTGGGCAGTCATGGGGGTGACGCCGCCGCAGGATCCAGGCCCAGGCCCCGGGGCGGAGCCGCGCCCCGGCGAGATGTGTTATGACTCGTGCTATCCGGTGCCGGTTGATCCCGAGGTCTATGCTGCATGGAAAGCGGCCAATGATGTCTGGAAGCCCAAGTACGACGCGTACATCGCTGCGCTGCTAGTGCTCAACGACAAGATCGCCGCCTTCAACAACAACGTCAACAGCCGCTCCTACCGCGAATGGAGCATCTACGACGGCACCGAACAGATCACCCGCACGGTAGTCACCAAGAGCGACCCCGGCATGATCACCTCCGGCGGCAACATGAACCTGGCCGCTGGTGCGCTCAACAACTACGCCAGCCAGGTCATCGCCGGCGGCACGCTGGCCGGTGACAGCGTCAACGGTACCGCCATCAACAACACCGGCCCGCTGGGAATGCAGCGCGTGGTCTCGACCGGTTCGGCCGTGTTCACCTACATCAAGAGTCACCGCTTCAGCGCGGACGACCGCCGCTATGATGGTGTGCCTTACCAGTCGCAGGACATCGTCACCAACTTCCAGTTGGACATCAGCCCCACCAGCGGCGCCGGCCCCAACCGGGCCAACTCGGTGCGGGCAGTGCCAGCGTCGGTCTCGGGGGCGGCGGGCGCCAGCGCAGGCGCGGCCAGCATCCGCATCGCCAGTCTTGATCTGACGCTGCCCAACAATGCGCTCTACCGCATCAATGCCGGCCCTGCGCAGCGCTACCTGGTCCAGACCGATCCGCAATTCGTGGGCACGCGCAACTGGTTGTCGTCGGACTTCATGTTGAACCAGTTGGGCCTACAGTCCGGCGTGCGGCAACTGGGCGATGGTTTCTATGAACAGCAGCTGGTGCAACGCCAGATCCAGCAGATCACCGGCCAGCGCTATCTGGCCGGCTACAGCAGCAACGAAGCGCAATACCAGGCGCTCATGAACGCCGGCCTGCAAGTGGCGCAAGCCCAGCGCTACACGGTGGGAGTCGCCCTCACCGATGCGCAGGTGGCGGCACTGAAGACCGACATCGTCTGGCTGGTCAAGCAGACGGTGACGCTGCCCGATGGCAGCACGCAGGAAGTGCTGGTGCCGCAGGTGTATGTACACGCCTCCAACGTCGAGGTGACCGGACAGGGCACGCTGATTGCGGGCAATGATGTAGCCTTCCAGGCGGCGCAGGATATCGTCAACAGCGGCGGCACCATTGCTGCGCGCAAGGGGGTGTCGCTGGCCGGCGCCAATCTCCAGAACCTGGGCGGGCGTATCTCTGGCGCGGATGTGCAGGTGGCGGCAGCACAGGACATCAACAACATCGGCGGCACCATCGATGCGCGCAACAGCCTGGTGGCCTCAGCAGGCCGCGACATCAACAGCGCTTCCACCACGGTAGCAACGGCTAACGCCGTCACCAGCGGCACCAACATCAACCAGAATGCCTCGATGTCAGTCTCCGAGGCCAATGGTTCGCTCACTGCCGTGGCCGGTCGTGACATCAACCTCAAGGCCAGCGGCACCTCCGCAGACAACATCACGCTGGCCGCCCAGCGCGATGTGAACCTGTCTACCGTCCACGAAACCAGCCAAGAAAAACTCGCCTGGGACAACGACAACCGCGCCGAAGTCAACCGTGACAACGCCATCGGCAGCACGGTGCAGGGCAAGGACATCAGCGTGACCGCCGGTCGCGACATCAATGCCCAGGCAGCCTACGTTAACGCCGAAGGCTCGTTGGCGGCCACAGCAGCCAATAACATCAACATCGGCACCGATGTCAGCACGGCCAGTGCGCGTGATCAGCACAAGAAGACCGATGCGGGTGGCGTGCTGTCTTCGCGTACTGTGACCACCGATGACAGCAGTAGCGAGCGCATCAATCAAGGCACGACGTTGTCTGGCAATACGGTGGTGGTGAGGGCGGGCAAGGACATCAACGTTATTGGTAGCAATGTCGTCGCGACGCAAGGCGTGGGCATGGCTGCGGGTAACGATGTCAATATCGTGGCTGCCGTGGATAGCAGCACTAAAAACAATTTCCGCAAGGAGACCACTAGCGGAGTGATGGGCGCAGGCTTCGGCGTGACCATAGGCACGCGTGAGCAGAGTCACGACGGGAAGAGTCAGGGACAGACGGCGTCGGCTTCGACCATTGGTAGTACCGATGGCAATGTCAGCATCGTGGCGGGCAATCGTTATACGCAGGTGGGTATCTATGCTGTATTCGGTCGATTTTTTGGATTGCTGAAAATTTGA
- a CDS encoding DMT family transporter, whose amino-acid sequence MNLPTLAGILVALIWGIQPVISRYGLQQGLTPYDATLLRYLTSGLLVLPYACKRGLIGACGVGWSRGLVLFILSGPLFSLVLVAGVNYAPASHGALIHPALTPLFGLAISRFVFGQRERFSLWGMLLLLAGLVLVGLNGLLASSGLTPAGAWRGDLLFVLSAFMWAWYLVLNRNWKIAPLDAVALTQVLSLGCMVLTLPWLGGQTFGKPLPALLLQSAYHGVLVSIVSVALFNWVVARLGVKALMLNALSPLFGVIASAGVLREPLSVSMMVGAVVIVGGLGVGLRGVGRSREA is encoded by the coding sequence ATGAACCTACCGACACTTGCCGGCATCCTGGTCGCGCTGATCTGGGGCATACAGCCGGTGATCTCGCGCTACGGATTGCAGCAAGGGCTCACGCCCTACGATGCCACCCTGCTGCGCTATCTCACCAGTGGCCTGCTGGTCCTGCCCTATGCCTGCAAGCGCGGCCTCATCGGCGCCTGCGGCGTGGGCTGGTCGCGCGGGCTGGTGCTGTTCATCTTGTCGGGGCCCTTGTTCAGCCTGGTGCTGGTGGCCGGCGTCAACTATGCACCGGCCTCGCATGGTGCGTTGATCCATCCGGCACTCACGCCCTTGTTCGGCTTGGCGATCAGCCGATTCGTGTTCGGCCAGCGTGAACGGTTTTCGTTGTGGGGAATGCTGCTGCTCCTGGCGGGCCTGGTGCTAGTCGGACTCAACGGCCTCCTTGCCAGCAGCGGCCTGACACCAGCAGGCGCGTGGCGCGGCGATCTGCTGTTCGTGCTATCGGCCTTCATGTGGGCGTGGTATCTGGTACTGAACCGCAACTGGAAAATCGCCCCGCTGGACGCCGTGGCACTGACCCAGGTGCTGTCGCTGGGATGCATGGTACTGACGCTGCCCTGGCTGGGCGGGCAGACCTTCGGCAAGCCGCTGCCGGCGTTGCTGCTGCAGAGTGCTTATCACGGCGTGCTGGTGAGCATCGTCAGCGTGGCCTTGTTCAACTGGGTAGTGGCGCGACTGGGCGTCAAGGCGCTGATGCTCAATGCGCTATCGCCGCTGTTCGGGGTGATTGCTTCGGCTGGAGTGCTGAGGGAGCCGTTGTCGGTGTCGATGATGGTGGGGGCAGTGGTGATCGTGGGGGGCTTGGGGGTGGGGTTGCGTGGGGTGGGGAGGAGTCGGGAAGCTTAG
- a CDS encoding AraC family transcriptional regulator — protein MPKPSQPPLKLPIDRIDGIARPVVAAGADYPSGSLQPWHSHRRAQLLFGLGGLMQVVTQDGAWVVPPQHAVWIPSGREHQSRMLLPVTTCSAFVEPDHAPRDALTCQVLEVRPLLRELLIEATRIDPRYAPHSREENLMRLLLQEIGRAREIPVHVPLPQDDKLGALCRDFMREPSIHARPGQWAQRLYMSERSFNRRFLAQTGMGFQQWRLRACVVNAISRLALGHSVTVIAYDLGYERPAAFSTMFRKMTGYAPSSHPASLGDSRRTG, from the coding sequence ATGCCCAAGCCATCGCAACCACCTCTGAAGTTACCGATTGATCGGATCGATGGCATCGCGCGGCCGGTGGTGGCAGCGGGGGCCGATTATCCCAGCGGTTCGCTGCAGCCCTGGCACAGTCATCGGCGGGCGCAGTTGCTGTTTGGACTGGGTGGGCTGATGCAGGTGGTCACGCAAGATGGGGCCTGGGTGGTGCCGCCGCAGCACGCGGTGTGGATTCCTTCCGGGCGTGAGCACCAGAGCCGTATGCTCTTGCCGGTGACCACCTGTAGCGCCTTCGTGGAGCCTGATCACGCGCCGCGCGATGCGCTGACCTGCCAGGTGCTGGAGGTCAGGCCGCTGTTGCGCGAACTGTTGATCGAGGCGACCCGGATCGATCCGCGCTATGCGCCGCACAGCCGTGAGGAAAACCTGATGCGGTTGTTGTTGCAGGAGATCGGTCGCGCTCGCGAGATTCCGGTGCACGTGCCGCTGCCGCAGGATGACAAACTGGGCGCGTTGTGCCGTGATTTCATGAGGGAACCGTCGATCCACGCGCGGCCTGGCCAATGGGCCCAGCGGCTGTACATGAGCGAGCGGAGCTTCAATCGCCGGTTCCTGGCGCAGACGGGTATGGGTTTCCAGCAGTGGCGGCTGCGCGCCTGTGTCGTCAATGCGATTTCTCGGCTGGCCCTGGGGCACTCGGTGACGGTGATTGCCTATGACCTGGGCTATGAGCGGCCGGCGGCGTTTTCGACGATGTTCAGGAAGATGACGGGCTATGCGCCGTCCTCGCACCCAGCGTCGCTGGGCGATTCCCGGAGGACGGGTTGA
- a CDS encoding methyl-accepting chemotaxis protein: MSFLQNLRVSARLALLSALFLVAMLVMVSWSIFSLHSISSQERQMYQERIAPMQKLNTAALAMAIHFRRGYSYIYPNANDPKSRVGTRALNQKAEAQIQDAFDYLQGAEKSPQLEPLLAALNQAWPAYRESFQRLMDKADQDDVPGALAELQKTTDPAHVKLRDVFLQIVKQYDQAVQDHISRSAESVDRTAWYLVALLAAMVVVGVAFSVVIQRSITRQLGGEPLYAVAIAQAIADGDLASRVKLRQGDQGSVLTAMESMRLRLSHLVQEVYKSCHAIDTGASEIADGNLNLSRRTEEQASNLEQTAASMEQLTGSVKQNAQTVGEAVKRAGDASQEASQGGDAVAGVVDLMGDIASSSARIKEIIAVIDGIAFQTNILALNAAVEAARAGEQGRGFAVVASEVRTLAHRSAQAAREIKTLIEDSVDKVDSGYAKVQEASQAISGVVDRVRQVATLVTEIGVSTQEQTQGIAQVGTAVEQLDNSTQQNAALVEQSAAAAESLSAQASKLLELMQVFKLPVGAHEQVNGAGPAIAAKPSAALALA; encoded by the coding sequence ATGTCTTTTCTGCAAAATCTGCGGGTCTCGGCCCGTCTTGCGTTGCTGTCAGCGTTGTTCCTGGTGGCCATGCTGGTCATGGTCAGTTGGAGCATCTTCAGTCTGCACAGCATCAGCTCTCAGGAACGCCAGATGTACCAGGAGCGCATCGCGCCGATGCAGAAACTCAATACTGCGGCCCTGGCCATGGCCATTCATTTCCGGCGCGGCTATTCCTATATCTATCCCAATGCGAACGATCCCAAGTCGCGCGTCGGTACCCGCGCACTGAACCAGAAGGCCGAGGCGCAGATCCAGGATGCCTTCGACTACCTCCAGGGGGCCGAGAAAAGCCCGCAACTGGAACCGCTGTTGGCGGCGCTGAACCAAGCCTGGCCGGCTTACCGGGAGTCCTTCCAGCGCCTGATGGACAAGGCTGACCAGGATGACGTGCCGGGCGCCCTGGCCGAGTTGCAGAAGACTACCGACCCGGCCCACGTCAAGCTGCGCGATGTGTTCCTGCAGATCGTCAAGCAATATGACCAGGCGGTGCAGGACCACATCAGCCGTTCGGCCGAAAGCGTCGATCGCACAGCCTGGTATCTGGTGGCCCTGCTGGCGGCCATGGTGGTGGTGGGCGTGGCCTTCAGTGTCGTGATCCAGCGTTCCATCACGCGCCAGTTGGGTGGCGAGCCGCTCTATGCGGTGGCCATTGCCCAGGCGATTGCCGATGGGGACCTGGCCAGTCGAGTCAAACTGCGCCAGGGTGACCAGGGCAGCGTGCTGACCGCCATGGAAAGTATGCGGCTGCGCCTGTCGCATCTGGTCCAGGAGGTCTACAAGAGCTGCCATGCCATCGATACCGGGGCCTCCGAGATTGCGGACGGCAATCTCAACCTGAGTCGACGTACCGAGGAACAAGCTTCCAACCTGGAGCAGACGGCCGCTTCCATGGAGCAGCTCACCGGTTCGGTCAAGCAAAACGCCCAGACCGTGGGCGAGGCCGTCAAGCGTGCTGGCGATGCCAGTCAGGAGGCTAGCCAGGGTGGCGATGCGGTGGCCGGGGTGGTCGATCTGATGGGCGATATCGCCTCCAGTTCGGCCCGCATCAAGGAGATCATCGCGGTGATCGATGGCATCGCCTTCCAGACCAATATCCTGGCCTTGAATGCGGCGGTGGAGGCGGCGCGTGCCGGCGAACAGGGGCGCGGCTTTGCGGTGGTGGCGTCCGAAGTGCGCACGCTGGCGCATCGCTCGGCGCAGGCGGCGCGCGAGATCAAGACCCTCATCGAAGATAGCGTAGACAAGGTCGATAGTGGCTATGCCAAGGTGCAGGAAGCTTCACAGGCCATCAGCGGGGTGGTGGATCGGGTGCGCCAGGTCGCGACCCTGGTCACTGAGATCGGGGTCTCCACTCAGGAGCAGACGCAAGGCATCGCCCAAGTGGGGACTGCTGTCGAGCAACTGGATAACTCGACCCAGCAGAACGCGGCGCTGGTGGAACAGTCAGCGGCGGCGGCCGAGAGCTTGAGCGCGCAGGCCAGCAAGCTGCTGGAGTTGATGCAGGTCTTCAAGCTGCCGGTCGGAGCCCATGAGCAGGTCAATGGGGCAGGCCCGGCCATTGCTGCCAAGCCCTCCGCAGCGCTGGCGTTGGCCTGA